A single genomic interval of Streptomyces showdoensis harbors:
- the sodX gene encoding nickel-type superoxide dismutase maturation protease, with protein MVGSGREPGAPFGIAEVTGVSMVPTLLHGDQLFVQYGARLRPGNVAVLRHPLQQDLLIVKRLVERRDGGWWVLGDNPDAEGDSRVFGVVPAQLVLGRVRARYRPVTPGRQRSIGVVLAWLVSAVRPVGSARSASRRLRAR; from the coding sequence ATGGTGGGATCGGGGCGGGAGCCCGGGGCCCCGTTCGGGATCGCCGAGGTGACGGGGGTGTCGATGGTGCCCACCCTGCTCCACGGCGATCAGCTGTTCGTGCAGTACGGGGCGCGGTTGCGGCCCGGGAACGTGGCCGTGCTGCGGCATCCGCTGCAGCAGGATCTGCTGATCGTGAAGCGGCTGGTCGAGCGCCGGGACGGCGGGTGGTGGGTGCTGGGGGACAACCCGGACGCCGAGGGGGACAGCCGGGTCTTCGGCGTCGTACCGGCGCAGCTGGTGCTCGGGCGGGTGCGGGCGCGGTACCGGCCCGTCACCCCCGGGCGTCAGCGGTCGATCGGGGTGGTGCTCGCCTGGCTGGTCTCCGCGGTGCGGCCGGTCGGCTCGGCGCGCTCGGCCTCCAGGCGCTTGCGGGCGCGGTAG
- the sodN gene encoding superoxide dismutase, Ni, with product MLSRLFAPKVKVSAHCDLPCGVYDPAQARIEAESVKAVQEKYQANEDPHFRARATVIKEQRAELAKHHVSVLWSDYFKPPHFEKYPELHTLINDTLKALSAAKASTDPKTGEKALELIAEIDRIFWETKKA from the coding sequence ATGCTCTCCCGCCTGTTTGCCCCCAAGGTGAAGGTCAGCGCCCACTGCGACCTCCCCTGCGGCGTGTACGACCCGGCCCAGGCCCGCATCGAGGCCGAGTCGGTCAAGGCCGTACAGGAGAAGTACCAGGCCAACGAGGACCCGCACTTCCGCGCCCGCGCCACGGTCATCAAGGAGCAGCGCGCGGAGCTCGCGAAGCACCACGTGTCGGTGCTGTGGAGCGACTACTTCAAGCCCCCGCACTTCGAGAAGTACCCCGAGCTGCACACGCTCATCAACGACACCCTGAAGGCCCTGTCGGCGGCCAAGGCCTCGACGGACCCGAAGACGGGCGAGAAGGCGCTGGAGCTCATCGCCGAGATCGACCGCATCTTCTGGGAGACGAAGAAGGCCTGA
- a CDS encoding tetratricopeptide repeat protein: MLTSGGVGLRNAGRSDEAVEWFTEAVRGAREDGDRKAEAQALHGLGQSHLLAGRLDRATAYLTEALALREAIGYRRGAAMTRICLGDAALAAGRPGQALAPFAEARAALVAVADPYDAARALAFLGLALARAGARHTTGEDAETVLRQALDEFVATGSVHWQGRVLEMLGETAALRGDPAAARELYERSLARYAPVSESDATRLRARLAGTDPLP; encoded by the coding sequence ATGCTGACCTCGGGCGGCGTCGGCCTGCGCAACGCCGGGCGGTCCGACGAGGCCGTCGAGTGGTTCACCGAGGCGGTGCGCGGCGCCCGCGAGGACGGCGACCGCAAGGCCGAGGCCCAGGCCCTGCACGGCCTCGGCCAGTCGCACCTGCTGGCCGGCCGGCTCGACCGGGCCACCGCGTACCTGACCGAGGCGCTGGCCCTGCGCGAGGCCATCGGCTACCGGCGCGGCGCCGCGATGACCCGGATCTGCCTCGGCGACGCGGCCCTGGCGGCGGGCCGCCCCGGGCAGGCCCTGGCCCCGTTCGCCGAGGCCCGGGCCGCACTCGTCGCGGTGGCCGACCCGTACGACGCGGCCCGCGCCCTGGCCTTCCTCGGGCTGGCGCTGGCCCGCGCCGGAGCACGGCACACCACCGGGGAGGACGCCGAGACGGTGCTGCGGCAGGCCCTGGACGAGTTCGTCGCGACGGGCTCGGTCCACTGGCAGGGCAGGGTGCTCGAAATGCTCGGCGAGACCGCCGCCCTGCGCGGGGACCCGGCCGCGGCCAGGGAGCTGTACGAGCGGTCCCTGGCGCGCTACGCCCCGGTCAGCGAGTCCGACGCGACGCGGCTGCGCGCCCGCCTGGCCGGGACGGACCCGCTTCCCTGA
- a CDS encoding AfsR/SARP family transcriptional regulator has protein sequence MEFRSDGTRGAPGTPKERLALAALALDAGHPVTLDALVHRVWDDRPPSKPRASLHVYAARIRRRLHAAGDPARLVQGAHAYTLEIDPDLVDWHRFRRLTDEARALADGGDTAGALDRLTAADGLWRGEPLAGLSGLWAEATRSHVNEKRLAATLTRTAIELRLGRHAELVPDLTALLDEHPTDETIAAQLMTAAYGCGRQADALRTYDSVRRRLSEELGTDPGEALSRVHRLVLDRAPVTELLPHPAPSPAAPHTLPGHGDLVGRERELALLTDGLAGLPPDPGTAEPGGPGSGSSGGSAGAGGGGGGGGGVIALQTIAGMPGVGKSLLAVHAARLLSGRYPDGQVLLDLRTHAPGRQGLSAQAALFTLLRVFGVAADSIPADPDERTALWRTLLSSRRAVIVLDDAADAEQVRPLLPGSSPSLVIVTSRRRLTGLPGVRSLFLDILPAADAAALFRRLVGDDRVRDPEDVARIVRLCGHLPLAVELAAGRLASRPSWTTSHLVEKLMRTPGRLAEIRDGFREIARVFEMSYQDLTEERRKAFRLLSLHFGSTFGPHAAAAITGLSPGEAERALDSLLDDHLLSEPAPERFQFHDLVGEFARMLAAMEDSPGERDRAQGRLIHFYVHASRRAARLIHPRRFRYEPAAHPPPEAPEFALPEWRDAQAARDWLALERPGLVAAEYCARTHGRPLEAALLAGALAGFLEEDGHWSEAQRMHGPAARHWSAVGDARGEAAALIDLAGAQSRAGRYERALSSAHRALDLARTVGDPETEAEVRHLLGVVHWNLGRHATALTLQSATLELRRRTGDVWQIARCRNNMGITHLFLGNYEASEESLHSALKGFRSCGDEREAARVLNNLSDLYIHLGERNTARRAALESLSLLKRIGSDTERASAQVNLASTMIAENESEEMLALYREALSVFRRVGDLRNSAATLHSIGDALRAVGRRADAALHYKGAWTAARDIGAAHEETEARRALQALHSRG, from the coding sequence GTGGAATTCCGCTCGGACGGCACCCGCGGCGCGCCGGGAACGCCGAAGGAACGGCTGGCCCTCGCCGCCCTGGCCCTGGACGCGGGCCACCCCGTCACGCTCGACGCCCTGGTGCACCGGGTGTGGGACGACCGGCCGCCCAGCAAGCCCCGCGCCAGCCTGCACGTGTACGCGGCGCGCATCCGGCGCCGCCTGCACGCCGCCGGGGACCCGGCCCGCCTGGTGCAGGGCGCGCACGCGTACACCCTCGAGATCGACCCGGACCTGGTGGACTGGCACCGCTTCCGGCGGCTGACCGACGAGGCCCGCGCGCTCGCCGACGGCGGGGACACCGCCGGCGCCCTGGACCGGCTCACCGCGGCGGACGGGCTGTGGCGCGGCGAACCGCTCGCGGGCCTCTCCGGCCTGTGGGCGGAGGCGACCCGGTCCCACGTCAACGAGAAACGGCTCGCCGCCACCCTCACCCGGACCGCGATCGAGCTGCGGCTCGGACGTCACGCCGAACTCGTCCCGGACCTGACCGCGCTGCTCGACGAGCACCCGACCGACGAGACCATCGCGGCCCAGCTGATGACGGCCGCCTACGGCTGCGGGCGCCAGGCGGACGCCCTGCGCACGTACGACTCGGTCCGCCGACGGCTCTCCGAAGAGCTCGGGACGGACCCCGGCGAGGCCCTGTCCCGGGTCCACCGGCTGGTTCTGGACCGCGCGCCCGTCACGGAGCTGCTGCCGCACCCGGCGCCGTCGCCCGCCGCGCCCCACACGCTGCCGGGACACGGGGACCTCGTGGGCCGGGAACGGGAACTCGCCCTGCTCACGGACGGGCTCGCCGGCCTCCCGCCCGACCCGGGGACGGCGGAACCCGGTGGTCCGGGCAGCGGAAGCAGCGGCGGAAGCGCGGGCGCCGGTGGCGGTGGCGGTGGCGGTGGCGGGGTCATCGCGCTCCAGACCATCGCCGGCATGCCCGGGGTCGGCAAGTCCCTCCTCGCCGTCCACGCCGCCCGGCTGCTCTCCGGCCGCTACCCCGACGGCCAGGTGCTGCTCGATCTGCGCACCCACGCCCCCGGGCGCCAGGGCCTGAGCGCGCAGGCGGCGCTCTTCACCCTGCTGCGGGTCTTCGGCGTGGCGGCCGACTCGATCCCGGCGGACCCGGACGAACGCACCGCGCTCTGGCGCACCCTGCTCAGCAGCCGCCGTGCCGTGATCGTCCTCGACGACGCGGCGGACGCGGAGCAGGTGCGGCCGCTCCTTCCCGGCAGCTCCCCGTCCCTGGTGATCGTCACCAGCCGACGGAGGCTCACCGGGCTCCCCGGGGTCCGCTCGCTCTTCCTCGACATCCTCCCCGCCGCCGACGCCGCGGCGCTCTTCCGGCGGCTGGTCGGCGACGACCGGGTACGGGACCCGGAGGACGTGGCGCGCATCGTCCGGCTCTGCGGACACCTGCCGCTCGCGGTCGAACTGGCCGCCGGACGCCTGGCGTCCCGCCCCTCGTGGACCACCTCCCACCTGGTGGAGAAACTCATGAGGACACCCGGCAGGCTCGCGGAGATCAGGGACGGATTCCGCGAGATAGCCCGGGTATTCGAAATGTCGTACCAGGACCTGACAGAAGAACGAAGGAAGGCGTTCCGGCTGCTGAGCCTGCACTTCGGATCGACTTTCGGACCCCATGCCGCCGCCGCGATCACCGGCCTTTCCCCCGGCGAGGCGGAACGCGCGCTCGACTCGCTCCTCGACGATCATCTGCTCTCCGAACCGGCGCCGGAACGCTTCCAGTTCCACGACCTCGTCGGTGAATTCGCCCGCATGCTCGCCGCCATGGAGGACTCGCCGGGCGAACGCGATCGTGCGCAGGGGCGATTGATCCATTTCTATGTGCACGCATCACGGCGGGCCGCCCGGTTGATCCATCCGCGCCGGTTCCGGTACGAGCCCGCCGCGCATCCCCCGCCGGAGGCCCCGGAGTTCGCCCTGCCGGAGTGGCGTGACGCGCAGGCCGCACGGGACTGGCTCGCCCTGGAGCGCCCCGGGCTGGTCGCCGCCGAGTACTGCGCGCGCACCCACGGCCGCCCGCTCGAAGCCGCGCTGCTCGCCGGCGCCCTGGCCGGTTTCCTGGAGGAGGACGGGCACTGGAGCGAGGCGCAGCGCATGCACGGGCCCGCGGCGCGCCACTGGAGCGCGGTGGGCGACGCACGCGGCGAGGCCGCCGCACTGATCGACCTGGCCGGCGCCCAGTCCCGGGCCGGCCGCTACGAACGCGCCCTGTCGAGCGCCCACCGCGCCCTCGACCTCGCCCGCACGGTCGGCGACCCGGAGACGGAGGCCGAGGTCCGCCATCTCCTCGGCGTCGTCCACTGGAACCTCGGCCGGCACGCCACCGCACTGACCCTCCAGAGCGCGACGCTCGAATTACGGCGGCGGACCGGGGACGTCTGGCAGATAGCCCGGTGCCGGAACAACATGGGCATCACGCATCTGTTCCTCGGGAACTACGAGGCGTCCGAGGAATCCCTCCATTCCGCCCTCAAGGGATTCCGATCCTGCGGCGACGAACGGGAAGCCGCCCGCGTCCTCAACAACCTGTCGGATCTGTACATCCACCTCGGCGAGCGGAACACCGCGCGGCGCGCTGCCCTCGAATCCCTTTCCCTCCTCAAGAGAATAGGAAGCGATACGGAACGGGCTTCCGCGCAGGTGAACCTCGCCAGCACGATGATCGCCGAGAACGAATCCGAGGAGATGCTCGCGCTGTACCGCGAAGCCCTCTCGGTCTTCCGGAGAGTGGGCGACCTGCGCAATTCCGCCGCCACGCTCCACAGCATCGGCGACGCCCTCCGTGCGGTGGGACGCAGAGCGGACGCGGCCCTGCACTACAAGGGCGCATGGACGGCGGCCCGGGACATCGGAGCGGCGCACGAGGAGACGGAGGCCCGGCGGGCGCTCCAGGCGCTGCATTCTCGGGGTTGA